The Geoglobus acetivorans genome window below encodes:
- a CDS encoding cytochrome c biogenesis protein CcsA, whose translation MTSLDPGYLLLILAFFVSLYSTYTFILAVRAKGKKAASIARKGEQATYLYTFIIVLAYLLLTYYFLVRDFDVQYVYYYSDSHLNLTYTISAVWAGREGSLLLWAFFLSILNVVFLRVEKKDALSALALSISSATVSFFVLVMLTFSNPFQRFGVNPGEGYGLNPLLRTPEMALHPPTVFLGYAAATLPFALAVSSVYLKQEGWHLRARLWALVSWIFLSVGIFLGAWWAYKTLRWGGFWAWDPVENASLLPWLTITALLHGIMRNRSFKSWNYWLAYVSFALVVFATFITRSGIIESVHAFGENPEGWLYLILIAIAGMVSAYLFSTRKDVFRSEQYSTFSRDFAIFLNMLILILSTATVLIGTVAPTLVSGISVGRGYYDRVETPLAILLTVLLGVCISIGWRASRENTLRLLKISAPAGVIVFALTQILAGMFYVSLAAGIGAFSLVNHLMTFKPSDLRNARKAGGYIVHIGIILIAIGVAGAWMYDEVHQNVRVGIQDKAKIDTRFGDITLEITDAKQMDYQDRSELIITLNVYENGVLKGTVTPTITQYNLLRQDRVIYSVSILSDYFKDIYIAIGGISMDSAFFEVHVIPLVSLVWLGSVLVIAGGVVSVVMNPPRRE comes from the coding sequence GTGACGAGTCTGGATCCGGGCTACCTGCTTCTCATTCTCGCTTTTTTTGTTAGTCTCTATTCGACATACACATTTATTCTTGCGGTACGAGCAAAAGGTAAGAAGGCTGCCAGTATTGCAAGAAAAGGAGAGCAGGCAACTTATCTGTACACGTTCATTATTGTTCTTGCGTACCTGCTTTTAACATACTATTTTCTGGTAAGAGATTTCGATGTCCAGTATGTTTACTATTACTCCGACAGCCATCTGAATCTCACCTACACGATAAGTGCAGTATGGGCAGGCAGAGAAGGCTCTCTCCTCCTGTGGGCTTTTTTCCTGTCAATTCTGAATGTTGTGTTCCTGAGGGTTGAGAAAAAAGATGCCCTCTCTGCACTGGCTCTTTCAATTTCCTCTGCAACCGTATCATTTTTCGTTCTGGTTATGCTGACATTCTCCAACCCCTTCCAGAGGTTCGGTGTCAATCCGGGTGAGGGTTACGGATTGAATCCATTGCTGAGAACTCCTGAAATGGCACTTCACCCGCCCACAGTATTTCTCGGCTATGCTGCTGCAACTCTGCCATTTGCTCTTGCCGTCAGCTCTGTTTACCTCAAACAGGAAGGCTGGCACCTGAGAGCGAGATTGTGGGCTCTGGTATCCTGGATCTTTCTTTCAGTCGGGATATTCCTTGGTGCGTGGTGGGCTTACAAGACCCTCAGATGGGGTGGGTTCTGGGCATGGGACCCGGTTGAAAATGCATCTCTGCTACCGTGGCTAACAATCACTGCCCTTCTTCATGGAATAATGAGAAACAGAAGTTTCAAAAGCTGGAATTACTGGCTGGCGTACGTTTCCTTCGCCCTCGTAGTATTTGCCACATTCATCACGAGGAGCGGTATCATCGAAAGTGTGCATGCCTTTGGCGAGAATCCTGAAGGCTGGCTATACCTGATCCTGATAGCAATTGCAGGGATGGTCTCGGCGTACCTGTTTTCCACAAGAAAAGATGTTTTTCGCTCAGAACAGTATTCGACATTTTCAAGAGATTTTGCGATTTTTCTGAACATGCTCATACTAATCCTGTCCACCGCGACAGTACTGATTGGAACCGTGGCTCCAACTCTTGTTTCAGGAATCTCTGTCGGGAGAGGTTACTATGACAGGGTTGAGACCCCTCTCGCCATTCTGCTGACAGTTCTCCTCGGTGTGTGCATTTCCATAGGCTGGCGTGCCAGCAGAGAAAATACTCTCAGGCTGCTGAAGATTTCAGCCCCAGCTGGAGTGATTGTATTTGCCCTGACACAAATACTTGCGGGCATGTTTTACGTCTCTCTTGCTGCAGGTATAGGTGCATTCTCGCTCGTGAACCACCTCATGACCTTCAAACCCTCAGACCTCAGAAATGCAAGGAAGGCCGGAGGCTACATCGTCCACATAGGAATCATACTCATCGCCATCGGAGTTGCAGGGGCGTGGATGTATGATGAGGTGCATCAGAATGTGAGGGTGGGTATCCAGGATAAGGCAAAAATTGACACCAGGTTTGGAGACATCACCCTTGAGATCACGGATGCGAAGCAAATGGACTACCAAGACAGGTCCGAACTCATAATAACGCTGAACGTGTATGAAAACGGTGTTCTGAAGGGAACTGTAACCCCAACTATTACCCAGTACAACCTTCTCAGACAGGACAGGGTGATATATTCGGTGTCGATACTCTCTGACTACTTCAAGGACATCTATATTGCCATCGGGGGCATTTCCATGGACTCTGCGTTTTTTGAGGTGCATGTAATCCCGCTCGTATCTCTGGTCTGGCTGGGTTCGGTTCTCGTTATAGCGGGAGGAGTGGTTTCAGTGGTAATGAACCCGCCGAGGAGAGAATGA
- a CDS encoding heterodisulfide reductase-related iron-sulfur binding cluster has translation MEAPTRELLWGIGKSLPYYIHYTLFLIATLIFLVGVYRWYRILKIARNDEDRLDNLGKRIWYTLRDGFLFVRLYIRESQMGLMHILILWGFIVLTIGTLILTVAADINSSFFRGTFYLIHEALMDLAGLALLFGLIIAIVNRYSTKPSRFSKAWPYAKDDGAVLLLLLTITVLGFAVEAIRIASGTPAYTAIIGEAIAKLLPYDLGLYRTLWSVHSLLALLFIALIPYTKLAHVIAAPLNILTRSERGAAARTVEDEEYMGAIEPGDLQWRDILSSLACMRCGRCQDMCPAASSGTTLSPMFLMQNLRKTLNDNFDMLGRPKKEDVLLLDNVLDMEAVWACTTCRACMEMCPIYIEQMEIIGEMRRGIVESGEAPPDIRDFLTNVQKQKNPWGEAKYKRDAWAKDLDVPRTKDAEFEWLWWVGCGHAFDNRNKVVAKKLVRILNEIGVSYAILGREEGCCGNDVRRVGEEGLFQVLKEENVAAFEKYGVEKLFATSPHCYNTFRNEYENVEAKFILEIIHDAIKEGRLKLRHPVNKRVTFHDPCYLGRYNGMYELPREILKSIPGLELVEMERNREKAFCCGGGGGNLVREYPGDDRPNNIRAREAGETGAEVLAVACPFCMIMLEDGVKMEKLDERMAVMDVIELVYESAFGPEEEEQ, from the coding sequence TTGGAGGCTCCAACAAGAGAACTGCTCTGGGGAATCGGGAAATCACTGCCTTATTACATCCATTACACACTGTTTCTGATTGCAACGCTGATCTTTCTGGTGGGAGTATACAGGTGGTACAGGATACTCAAAATCGCCAGAAACGATGAGGACAGACTCGATAACCTCGGAAAAAGAATCTGGTACACCTTAAGAGACGGATTCCTGTTCGTCAGACTGTACATCAGAGAATCCCAGATGGGTCTGATGCACATCCTGATACTGTGGGGTTTCATAGTGCTCACCATAGGGACGCTTATCCTGACAGTAGCGGCGGATATAAACTCGTCCTTCTTCAGGGGAACATTCTATCTTATTCACGAAGCACTGATGGACCTTGCGGGTCTTGCTCTCCTGTTTGGACTGATCATCGCCATTGTAAACAGATATTCCACAAAGCCGAGCAGATTTTCAAAGGCATGGCCCTACGCAAAGGATGATGGTGCCGTACTTCTGCTCCTGCTCACGATAACCGTTCTGGGATTTGCTGTTGAGGCAATAAGGATTGCAAGTGGTACACCCGCCTACACTGCTATTATAGGAGAGGCTATTGCAAAGCTCCTTCCCTACGATCTGGGGCTATACAGAACGCTCTGGAGTGTTCACTCACTGCTCGCACTGCTTTTCATAGCCCTCATACCCTATACAAAGCTCGCACATGTTATTGCAGCACCGCTCAACATTCTGACCAGAAGTGAAAGGGGTGCTGCCGCAAGGACTGTCGAAGACGAGGAGTACATGGGAGCGATAGAGCCAGGAGACCTGCAGTGGAGAGACATCCTCTCAAGCCTGGCTTGCATGAGGTGCGGGAGATGCCAGGACATGTGTCCGGCTGCCAGCTCAGGCACGACACTCTCGCCAATGTTTCTGATGCAGAACCTCAGAAAGACACTCAACGATAACTTCGACATGCTCGGCAGGCCCAAGAAGGAGGATGTTCTGCTTCTCGATAATGTTCTCGACATGGAGGCAGTGTGGGCGTGCACAACATGCAGAGCCTGCATGGAGATGTGTCCTATCTACATCGAGCAGATGGAAATCATAGGCGAGATGAGGAGGGGCATTGTAGAGAGCGGAGAAGCACCACCAGACATCAGAGACTTCCTGACAAACGTCCAGAAGCAGAAGAACCCGTGGGGAGAGGCGAAATACAAGAGAGATGCCTGGGCCAAAGATCTCGATGTTCCGAGAACGAAGGATGCTGAATTCGAATGGCTATGGTGGGTTGGCTGCGGACATGCCTTCGACAACAGGAACAAGGTTGTTGCAAAGAAGCTTGTAAGAATTCTCAACGAGATAGGAGTCAGCTATGCCATACTCGGTAGGGAAGAGGGTTGCTGTGGAAACGACGTGAGGAGGGTCGGAGAAGAGGGTCTCTTCCAGGTGCTAAAAGAAGAGAACGTGGCCGCATTTGAGAAATACGGTGTTGAGAAGCTCTTTGCCACCTCACCACACTGTTACAACACATTCAGGAACGAGTATGAAAACGTGGAGGCGAAGTTCATTCTCGAAATAATACACGATGCCATAAAGGAAGGCAGGCTGAAGCTGAGACATCCGGTGAACAAACGGGTTACCTTCCACGATCCGTGCTACCTCGGAAGATATAACGGCATGTACGAACTGCCAAGGGAGATCCTGAAGTCAATTCCGGGACTCGAGCTTGTTGAAATGGAAAGGAACAGAGAGAAGGCATTCTGCTGCGGTGGTGGGGGTGGTAACCTCGTCAGAGAGTATCCGGGAGACGACAGGCCCAACAACATAAGAGCAAGAGAGGCGGGAGAGACTGGCGCAGAGGTTCTCGCCGTCGCATGCCCGTTCTGCATGATAATGCTTGAAGATGGAGTTAAAATGGAGAAGCTGGACGAGAGGATGGCAGTGATGGACGTGATTGAGCTTGTGTACGAGTCCGCTTTCGGGCCTGAAGAGGAAGAGCAGTAA
- a CDS encoding cytochrome c maturation protein CcmE, with the protein MVKSNQIRLMIGISLIGFSILVVFAFNQGISPYLTVSEVVSRGTAENVQVNGTVVQYSLVEYENGTKTFRLTDGKNEILVVYNGSLQYFPGEDVIQAVVKGDYRNGVFYAEDVLMKCPSKYEVDDSKLKR; encoded by the coding sequence ATGGTCAAATCGAACCAGATAAGGCTCATGATTGGAATTTCGCTGATAGGTTTTTCCATCCTCGTGGTTTTTGCGTTCAACCAGGGCATAAGTCCGTACCTGACCGTCAGCGAAGTTGTCAGCAGAGGAACTGCTGAGAACGTGCAGGTAAATGGAACGGTAGTCCAGTACTCCCTTGTGGAGTACGAGAACGGAACAAAAACATTCAGACTGACGGATGGAAAGAATGAGATTCTGGTTGTGTACAATGGCTCGCTTCAGTATTTCCCGGGTGAGGATGTTATCCAGGCGGTTGTGAAGGGCGATTACAGGAACGGGGTCTTTTATGCAGAGGACGTCCTGATGAAATGTCCGAGCAAATATGAGGTGGATGACAGCAAACTGAAGAGGTGA
- a CDS encoding heavy metal translocating P-type ATPase, whose product MKRYRLKNLDCASCAAKIEEELKKEGFDYVMVNFATKEMMVDGDAEKAKEIVKRVEPDIEVVDADEHQHNDGENALNRLYFIVPSLVLFGIGIVLRYYYDLDNNFVFGIFVVSYLLVGWKILRNAAVNSIRGNVFDENFLIAIATLGAFAIREYPEAVGVMLFYVVGEFFQDLAVNRSRRSIKSLLALKAEYANLVRGAGVIQVKPEDLRAGDVILIKPGERVPVDGVVLEGESTVDTSALTGESIPRGVRAGDEILSGMLNLSGVLKVKVTKELRESTISRVLELVENASARKAKTEKFITRFARYYTPAVVGLAVLIAVIPPLVFGDPFSKWIYRALVLLVISCPCALVLSIPLGYFGGIGRAAKDGILVKGSNFLDALSKSTIVAFDKTGTLTKGVFRVTRIETRNGFTEEEIVRFAALAEAHSNHPIARAIIEAFGKEINEAEIVEYEEIAGHGVRARIDGTEVMVGNDRLLHRFSIEHDTCRVGGTVAHVIVNGTYAGYLVISDEVKEDAARAVRELKQLGVKKVVMVTGDSREVAAEVAREIGLDDYYAELLPEDKVKVIEELEKLKAPDDRIVFVGDGINDAPVLARADVGVAMGALGSDAAIETADVVIMDDKPSKLPKGIRTARKTRKIVWQNIVLALGVKLAFIGLGIAGSATMWEAVFADVGVALIAVLNAMRILR is encoded by the coding sequence TTGAAGAGATACAGGCTCAAAAATCTGGACTGTGCAAGCTGTGCTGCCAAAATCGAAGAGGAGCTGAAAAAAGAGGGATTTGATTACGTGATGGTGAACTTTGCAACGAAAGAAATGATGGTGGATGGTGATGCTGAAAAGGCAAAGGAGATCGTCAAAAGGGTTGAGCCTGACATAGAAGTTGTAGATGCTGACGAGCACCAGCACAACGATGGCGAAAACGCTCTGAATCGGCTCTACTTCATAGTCCCGTCTCTTGTGCTTTTCGGTATCGGAATCGTGCTCAGGTATTACTACGACCTCGACAATAACTTTGTTTTCGGGATATTTGTGGTCAGCTACCTGCTGGTTGGCTGGAAAATCCTCAGAAATGCCGCTGTCAACTCGATCAGAGGTAACGTTTTTGACGAGAACTTTCTCATAGCTATTGCCACCCTCGGAGCGTTTGCCATCAGGGAGTATCCTGAGGCTGTTGGTGTGATGCTGTTTTACGTGGTCGGTGAGTTTTTCCAGGACCTTGCAGTGAACAGGTCAAGACGTTCCATAAAATCCCTGCTTGCCCTGAAGGCTGAATATGCAAACCTGGTTAGGGGTGCCGGAGTAATCCAGGTGAAGCCAGAGGACCTCAGGGCGGGGGATGTGATTCTCATAAAACCCGGAGAGAGGGTGCCTGTTGACGGCGTTGTCCTGGAAGGCGAATCAACAGTGGATACGTCAGCACTGACAGGAGAGAGCATTCCGAGGGGTGTTAGGGCCGGGGATGAAATTCTCTCAGGGATGCTGAATCTCAGCGGCGTTCTCAAGGTGAAGGTTACCAAAGAGCTTCGGGAATCCACGATATCGAGGGTGCTGGAGCTCGTTGAAAACGCATCGGCCAGAAAGGCAAAGACTGAAAAGTTCATCACAAGATTTGCCAGGTATTACACCCCGGCGGTTGTGGGACTTGCTGTGCTCATAGCTGTGATTCCACCGCTCGTCTTCGGGGATCCGTTTTCCAAATGGATATACCGGGCTCTGGTGCTTCTCGTGATATCGTGCCCCTGTGCCCTCGTCCTGTCCATACCTCTCGGATACTTTGGAGGTATTGGCAGAGCTGCCAAGGACGGAATACTGGTCAAGGGTTCAAACTTCCTGGATGCTTTGAGCAAATCCACGATAGTTGCCTTCGATAAGACCGGAACACTGACCAAGGGTGTGTTCAGGGTTACGAGAATTGAGACCAGAAACGGATTTACGGAAGAGGAGATAGTCAGGTTTGCAGCTCTTGCAGAGGCGCATTCGAACCATCCAATTGCAAGGGCAATAATCGAAGCGTTCGGTAAAGAGATCAATGAAGCTGAGATTGTGGAATATGAGGAGATTGCCGGGCATGGTGTGAGGGCGAGAATTGATGGCACTGAGGTGATGGTTGGAAACGACAGGCTCCTTCACAGGTTCAGCATTGAGCATGACACCTGCCGGGTTGGCGGGACTGTTGCACACGTCATTGTAAACGGAACCTATGCGGGATACCTGGTCATCTCGGATGAGGTAAAGGAAGATGCGGCACGTGCTGTCCGGGAACTCAAACAGCTTGGAGTCAAAAAGGTGGTGATGGTTACCGGGGACAGCAGGGAAGTTGCAGCTGAAGTTGCCAGGGAGATAGGTCTGGATGATTATTATGCAGAGCTTCTGCCGGAGGACAAGGTGAAAGTAATTGAAGAGCTTGAAAAACTAAAGGCACCTGACGACAGGATTGTTTTCGTCGGCGATGGCATAAATGATGCGCCAGTGCTTGCGAGAGCCGATGTGGGCGTTGCGATGGGTGCGCTCGGCAGTGATGCGGCCATAGAAACGGCTGACGTTGTCATAATGGACGATAAGCCGTCAAAACTTCCCAAGGGCATCAGAACCGCAAGGAAAACGAGGAAGATTGTGTGGCAGAACATTGTTCTTGCTCTCGGCGTGAAGCTGGCGTTCATAGGTCTGGGAATTGCCGGAAGTGCAACGATGTGGGAAGCTGTCTTTGCGGACGTTGGCGTTGCCCTCATCGCGGTTCTGAACGCGATGAGGATTTTGAGGTAA
- a CDS encoding 30S ribosomal protein S8e: MIFQGRSKRKYTGKLYKRFRKKRKYELGREYVEALIGERKIKKIRVRGGNCKIRIYKDRYANVYIPAEKKVVKAEIKRVLENKAHIHFARRNVLTKGAVIETSVGKAVITSRPGQDGVINAVLVEE, from the coding sequence GTGATCTTTCAGGGTAGAAGTAAGAGAAAATACACGGGAAAGCTGTACAAGAGGTTCAGGAAGAAGAGAAAGTATGAACTTGGAAGAGAATATGTTGAAGCGCTGATAGGAGAGAGAAAAATCAAGAAGATAAGGGTCAGAGGAGGTAACTGCAAGATAAGGATATACAAGGACAGATATGCGAACGTTTACATTCCGGCAGAGAAAAAGGTCGTCAAGGCAGAAATAAAGAGGGTTCTGGAAAACAAGGCCCACATCCACTTCGCCAGAAGGAACGTGCTTACAAAGGGTGCGGTAATCGAAACGTCAGTGGGCAAAGCAGTAATCACCAGCAGACCCGGCCAGGATGGTGTTATAAACGCTGTTCTTGTTGAGGAATAA
- a CDS encoding DEAD/DEAH box helicase — protein sequence MEANEYFCPKCGRLKSRCVCTKKSVRQRNLEIFEKFCQDGELKPLFTTDCEVVLFRRFSGNYRPDAELDRLDISENLKKALELRGIEKLFRFQYEAIERILAGRDVIITAPTGTGKTEAFLIPLIERIASDGGKAMVIYPTKALIRDQLEKARYYAGSMSLTVADFHGDSDRVSRRLVLAGDADIILTNPDMIDYHLRNTPAFRRFVERVKIMVFDELHSYSGYFGSNIYWLVKRIERFCNPQIIASSATIDNPGEFGKILFERDFEVISENVRTGELNFIMFYGNFYRTVVEILRRLKDRKVLIFGNSYRSVETLAWILEREGLRAYVHKSGLPADLKRRIESDFRTGRIRVLVSTSTLELGIDIGDVDVVISEPVPFSNFLQRIGRAGRRRKGTGILILREEDTISNYYRKNPEEYFREKALCYAERDNELVKEHHILSMAMEMPLTRDEIDDPVVDRMVENGLLIDGGGFLFSGDVKRDFSLRGAGKSVKIYHGERFIGERVLPIAVRELHPGGVFIHNRKKYRVLELNLANLEAYVEEFDDVLITTPMYSATPRLIRTLESTSEPIDAHYCDLEVTIFVTGYILKNPYDDSKKTVRYLEKPVSYSFRTKGFLFAAPFPEKMDYEDYYAGSFHALEHVLIDASDAITGGGSSNLGGVSTPDGFIFVYDASEGGNGVSKLLFSRLGRAMEISLSVLENCECGRVDGCPKCTYSYQCGNNNQPLNRFGAIDAIRKVLSGVKRKPDISVFEEVRDFVYYP from the coding sequence ATGGAAGCTAACGAATACTTCTGCCCCAAATGTGGAAGGCTCAAAAGCAGGTGTGTATGCACAAAAAAGAGTGTAAGGCAGAGAAATCTTGAGATATTTGAGAAATTCTGCCAGGATGGGGAATTAAAACCCCTTTTTACCACTGACTGTGAGGTAGTTCTTTTCAGAAGATTTTCCGGGAATTACAGGCCTGATGCGGAGCTGGACAGACTCGATATTTCAGAAAATCTGAAAAAAGCTCTTGAACTCAGAGGAATTGAAAAACTTTTCAGATTTCAGTACGAGGCGATTGAAAGGATACTGGCTGGCAGGGATGTAATAATCACGGCCCCCACCGGAACCGGAAAAACAGAGGCATTTCTGATTCCGCTCATTGAAAGAATAGCCAGTGACGGTGGCAAGGCCATGGTGATTTACCCAACAAAGGCTCTCATCAGGGACCAGCTCGAGAAGGCGAGATACTATGCAGGGTCAATGAGTCTCACTGTTGCGGATTTCCACGGCGACTCGGACAGGGTGAGCAGGAGGCTCGTTCTTGCTGGTGATGCAGACATAATCCTGACCAATCCTGACATGATTGACTATCATTTGAGAAACACCCCTGCATTCCGGAGATTTGTTGAGCGTGTCAAAATTATGGTTTTCGACGAACTGCACAGCTATTCGGGATATTTTGGGTCTAATATATACTGGCTTGTGAAAAGAATAGAGCGGTTCTGCAATCCCCAGATAATTGCAAGTTCGGCGACCATAGACAATCCCGGTGAGTTCGGGAAAATCCTTTTCGAGAGAGATTTTGAGGTAATTTCTGAGAACGTGAGGACTGGTGAGCTGAATTTCATAATGTTTTATGGCAACTTCTACAGAACTGTGGTGGAGATTCTGAGGAGGCTGAAGGACAGAAAGGTACTCATATTCGGCAACAGTTACAGGAGCGTTGAGACCCTTGCATGGATTCTGGAAAGAGAGGGCCTAAGGGCATACGTTCACAAATCTGGACTGCCTGCTGATCTGAAAAGGAGGATAGAGTCAGACTTCAGAACTGGCAGGATAAGAGTGCTGGTGTCAACATCCACGCTCGAGCTCGGCATAGACATCGGCGATGTTGATGTTGTGATCAGTGAGCCTGTCCCGTTTTCGAACTTCCTGCAGAGAATTGGGAGAGCCGGCAGAAGGAGGAAAGGTACGGGGATACTGATACTCAGGGAAGAAGATACGATATCCAACTACTACAGAAAAAATCCTGAGGAATACTTCAGGGAAAAAGCACTCTGTTATGCTGAACGGGACAACGAGCTGGTTAAGGAACATCACATACTTTCAATGGCCATGGAAATGCCCCTTACGAGGGATGAGATCGATGATCCGGTTGTTGACAGAATGGTGGAAAACGGATTGCTCATTGATGGAGGCGGTTTTCTTTTCTCAGGCGATGTGAAGCGTGACTTCAGCCTCAGAGGTGCTGGAAAGTCTGTGAAGATATACCATGGAGAGAGATTCATTGGAGAACGAGTTCTTCCCATTGCTGTTAGGGAACTTCACCCTGGCGGTGTCTTCATTCACAACAGGAAGAAATACCGTGTTCTCGAGCTGAATCTGGCAAATCTTGAGGCGTATGTGGAGGAGTTTGACGATGTGCTGATCACAACCCCCATGTATTCAGCTACCCCTCGGCTTATACGGACTCTCGAAAGCACTTCTGAGCCAATTGATGCCCATTACTGCGACCTTGAGGTTACAATATTCGTAACCGGCTACATTCTGAAGAATCCCTATGACGACAGCAAAAAGACCGTCAGGTATCTTGAGAAACCGGTTAGCTATTCCTTCCGAACAAAGGGATTCCTGTTTGCTGCACCGTTTCCGGAAAAAATGGATTACGAGGATTATTATGCGGGCTCTTTTCACGCTCTTGAGCATGTGCTTATAGATGCGAGTGACGCAATCACAGGCGGAGGAAGCAGCAATCTCGGAGGAGTCTCTACACCGGATGGTTTTATTTTCGTCTATGATGCGAGCGAAGGTGGTAATGGGGTGAGCAAGCTGCTGTTTTCGAGACTTGGGAGGGCAATGGAGATTTCCCTTAGTGTCCTTGAGAACTGTGAATGTGGAAGAGTGGACGGATGTCCGAAATGCACGTACAGCTACCAGTGCGGTAACAACAATCAACCGCTTAACAGGTTCGGTGCCATAGATGCAATAAGAAAAGTTCTTTCGGGAGTTAAAAGAAAGCCTGACATTTCTGTTTTTGAGGAGGTCAGGGATTTTGTTTACTACCCGTGA
- a CDS encoding metalloregulator ArsR/SmtB family transcription factor, whose translation MPYEFDYSEFKRKKLEDKDEAYDYYCKCDYEGTLELYTDEELREHSNFLKVLGNPLRLQILKILSHVDMCVCAISEILGQQQTLVSHHLSKLKSARIVEERQNGKYRIYSIKDKRVKQILAVLADGS comes from the coding sequence ATGCCCTATGAATTTGATTACTCAGAATTCAAAAGAAAGAAGCTTGAGGATAAGGACGAGGCATATGACTACTACTGCAAGTGTGATTATGAGGGGACCCTGGAGCTTTACACGGATGAAGAGCTGAGAGAGCATTCGAACTTCCTGAAAGTTCTTGGAAACCCTCTGAGACTTCAGATACTGAAGATTTTATCACATGTCGACATGTGTGTCTGTGCAATTTCGGAAATTCTCGGCCAGCAGCAAACGCTCGTCAGCCACCATCTGAGCAAGCTGAAGTCTGCCAGGATAGTTGAGGAAAGGCAGAACGGAAAGTACAGAATATATTCAATCAAGGACAAAAGAGTAAAACAGATACTCGCAGTGCTTGCTGATGGAAGCTAA
- a CDS encoding DUF22 domain-containing protein, protein MRASVATLKNPESREIGRKEISFKNAIFKSAGHAYWKTIIADESKIVRKDRLEVIRIKEIELPQKSTIAPLSIFRHAYGTTIDVLTDEIRKIEEVRRIRYAYFYGIDYGEIEPGDIIGVIKVYPINVGSMEKIEYLKPPETRPKLEKIQGSVVYKEGDLVYRKRVTIEEPWYSRWHIGEWRMLVSDEDVSLEPGNGRMIKIRPVEIPKNTIPVPLYGHRHPLGTIIDVYSPGRPRRIEERKLITGVYFLPAEGGEIRKGDVIGVLNLYTVSIGEMFDKVVPFLNEKVRGNVVVRANSGLRRIEFEHTPFLFRRSSIGYLKPIISAETKTIRANRPERILLEKIDIPAGSVIQPMGGRGHAYGITIDVELEAQRFVEEDRVVDSAIIISPYDGEILRGDMIGVLMQYQITPLTSPELFVRKYG, encoded by the coding sequence ATGAGAGCCTCAGTCGCCACTCTGAAAAACCCCGAAAGCAGAGAGATTGGGCGGAAGGAAATCTCTTTCAAAAACGCCATTTTTAAAAGCGCAGGTCACGCTTACTGGAAAACGATCATTGCAGATGAATCAAAAATCGTGAGAAAGGACAGGCTCGAAGTCATCAGGATTAAAGAAATAGAGCTTCCTCAGAAAAGCACCATTGCGCCACTGTCAATTTTCAGACATGCTTACGGAACGACCATTGATGTTCTCACTGACGAAATCAGAAAAATTGAGGAAGTCAGGAGAATCAGATACGCATACTTTTACGGAATAGATTATGGAGAGATTGAGCCGGGCGACATCATAGGAGTCATAAAGGTTTATCCAATTAATGTCGGAAGCATGGAAAAAATTGAGTACCTGAAGCCACCCGAGACCAGACCAAAGCTCGAAAAAATTCAGGGCAGTGTTGTGTACAAGGAAGGAGATCTCGTTTACAGGAAGAGAGTCACCATTGAGGAACCCTGGTATTCAAGATGGCACATCGGGGAATGGAGAATGCTCGTCTCAGATGAGGATGTCTCGCTTGAACCCGGCAACGGCAGGATGATAAAAATCAGGCCGGTGGAGATACCGAAAAACACAATCCCCGTGCCATTATACGGTCACCGACATCCTCTGGGGACTATAATCGACGTTTACTCTCCGGGAAGGCCCAGAAGGATTGAGGAGAGAAAGCTCATTACCGGCGTGTATTTCCTTCCCGCAGAAGGGGGCGAAATCAGGAAGGGAGACGTCATAGGTGTCCTGAACCTGTACACGGTGTCCATAGGTGAGATGTTCGATAAGGTCGTCCCATTCCTGAACGAAAAGGTCAGGGGCAATGTGGTGGTCAGGGCGAACAGCGGCCTTAGAAGAATCGAATTCGAACACACACCGTTCCTGTTCAGGAGAAGCAGCATAGGGTACCTGAAACCAATTATAAGTGCAGAAACCAAGACCATTCGGGCCAACAGGCCTGAAAGAATTCTGCTCGAAAAGATAGACATTCCAGCCGGTTCAGTTATTCAACCAATGGGCGGAAGGGGGCACGCTTACGGGATAACAATAGATGTGGAGCTTGAAGCCCAGAGGTTCGTCGAGGAGGACAGAGTTGTCGATTCGGCAATAATAATATCGCCATACGATGGTGAGATCCTCAGAGGAGATATGATTGGTGTTCTGATGCAGTATCAGATAACGCCCCTAACCTCTCCCGAACTGTTTGTGAGGAAATATGGCTGA